A single genomic interval of Asinibacterium sp. OR53 harbors:
- a CDS encoding UxaA family hydrolase: MDTTAKTRNFLKIHPSDNVLVALGNLTAGVIIEEHANSITLKENIPAKHKFFISDMKAGDEVIMYGVLVGKLQSAVEKGQLMTTANTKHAAGAYGYRDAHYQWQAPDASKFTNRTFLGYKRSNGKFGTANYWLFIPTVFCENRNLDMIREALHNELGYAVSDKYTRYTRELLAAYQSGTDISHLDLSPAATAKEKRYFKNIDGIKFLNHTGGCGGTRQDAETLSALLAAYADHPNVAGITVLSLGCQHLQTEMFLKDLKKRNPSFDKPLFVFEQQKAQSEEQLIVDAIRTTFKGLVEANKITREPAPLSELTVGVKCGGSDGFSGISANPAVGYTADLLVALGAKVLLAEFPELCGAEQQMVDRCVTKEAAEKFIHLMQTYDALANKVGSGFYMNPSPGNIKDGLITDAIKSTGAARKGGTSPVVDVLDYTEPATKAGLSLVCTPGNDVEATTGKAAAGATLILFTTGLGTPTGNPVAPTIKLSTNSTLAKRMGDIIDIDTGGIITGEKTIEQMGEEILEYCIKAASGEVIPKAVLLGQDDFIPWKRGVSL; encoded by the coding sequence ATGGATACAACCGCTAAGACCCGCAATTTTTTAAAGATCCATCCTTCCGATAATGTGTTGGTTGCCCTGGGAAACCTGACCGCAGGTGTCATCATTGAAGAGCATGCGAATAGTATTACACTGAAAGAAAATATCCCGGCCAAACACAAATTCTTTATTTCCGATATGAAGGCCGGTGATGAAGTGATCATGTATGGTGTGCTGGTAGGTAAACTGCAATCGGCTGTAGAAAAAGGACAACTGATGACAACCGCCAATACAAAACACGCAGCAGGCGCTTATGGATACCGGGATGCACATTATCAATGGCAAGCACCCGATGCATCGAAATTTACAAACAGAACTTTTCTTGGATACAAAAGAAGCAATGGAAAATTCGGAACGGCCAATTACTGGTTGTTCATCCCCACTGTTTTTTGTGAGAACCGGAACCTCGATATGATACGGGAAGCGCTGCACAATGAATTGGGTTATGCTGTTTCAGATAAATACACACGCTATACCCGTGAACTCCTTGCAGCTTACCAGTCAGGCACCGATATCAGTCACCTTGATCTTTCACCTGCTGCAACCGCGAAAGAAAAACGTTATTTCAAAAACATAGATGGCATCAAATTCCTGAACCATACCGGCGGATGCGGTGGTACCCGCCAGGATGCAGAAACACTCAGCGCTTTGCTGGCTGCTTATGCAGACCATCCCAATGTTGCCGGTATTACTGTGTTGAGCCTGGGATGCCAGCACCTGCAGACAGAGATGTTCCTGAAAGACCTCAAAAAACGGAACCCTTCTTTTGATAAACCGCTGTTCGTTTTTGAACAACAGAAAGCACAGAGTGAAGAGCAGTTGATCGTTGATGCGATTCGCACGACTTTCAAAGGATTGGTGGAAGCAAATAAAATAACGCGTGAGCCTGCACCGCTGAGTGAACTGACGGTTGGCGTGAAATGCGGTGGCAGCGACGGTTTCAGTGGTATTTCCGCCAACCCGGCGGTAGGCTATACTGCCGACCTGCTGGTGGCTTTGGGCGCTAAAGTATTGTTAGCAGAATTCCCCGAGCTTTGTGGAGCTGAACAGCAGATGGTTGACCGTTGTGTAACAAAAGAGGCAGCCGAAAAATTCATTCACCTCATGCAGACTTACGATGCATTGGCCAATAAAGTAGGATCGGGATTTTATATGAACCCGTCACCCGGTAATATCAAAGACGGACTCATTACCGATGCGATCAAATCAACAGGCGCTGCGCGCAAAGGGGGTACTTCGCCGGTGGTGGATGTACTGGATTATACAGAGCCTGCTACCAAAGCCGGACTGAGCCTGGTGTGTACACCGGGCAATGATGTGGAAGCCACTACTGGTAAGGCGGCGGCGGGCGCTACATTGATATTGTTCACTACCGGTTTGGGAACGCCTACGGGAAATCCTGTTGCGCCTACCATTAAACTGTCGACCAATTCTACATTGGCAAAACGCATGGGTGATATTATCGATATCGATACGGGAGGCATCATCACCGGCGAAAAAACAATTGAACAGATGGGAGAGGAGATACTGGAATACTGCATCAAAGCAGCCAGCGGAGAAGTGATACCCAAAGCCGTTTTATTAGGCCAGGACGATTTTATTCCGTGGAAAAGAGGTGTAAGCCTGTAA
- a CDS encoding lactate utilization protein B, with amino-acid sequence MSQPATHHNKAAAAFLKNGQRAQWHDETLWFVRAKRDKAAHQIPEWEALRNLGSQIKEHTLSNLDEYLLQFEANAKKNGIKVHWANNAAEHNQIVYEILLHHNAVNVVKSKSMLTEECGLNHYLTERKISVVDTDLGEYIVQLRNEPPSHIVLPAIHLKKEDVSNTFHKHLHTEKNNQDPVYLTRAARQVLRKKFITADAAITGVNFAVAETGGIVVCTNEGNADLGVHANKVHIACMGFEKIIPRAQDLSVFLRLLARSATGQPITTYSSHFHRPKAGQEMHIVLVNNGRTEQLGREAFRNSLKCIRCAACFNTCPVYRRSGGHSYHNSVAGPIGSILAPNLDMRKNADLPFASTLCGSCTNVCPVKINIHEQLWSWRQVLMAEGYGGAAKKTSMKLMTGVLSKPAIYRLSAGMARFFMRYLPFLVNNRLNPWYKQRDMPSVPKESFKDWYKKNRNHE; translated from the coding sequence ATGAGTCAACCTGCCACCCATCACAACAAAGCTGCCGCTGCTTTCCTCAAAAACGGCCAGCGCGCCCAATGGCACGACGAAACACTTTGGTTTGTAAGGGCTAAAAGAGACAAAGCGGCGCATCAGATCCCCGAATGGGAAGCATTGCGCAACCTGGGCTCACAGATCAAAGAGCATACATTATCGAACCTCGACGAATACCTGTTGCAATTTGAGGCCAATGCTAAAAAGAATGGCATCAAAGTACATTGGGCGAATAACGCGGCAGAACATAACCAGATCGTGTACGAGATTTTGCTGCATCACAATGCAGTGAACGTTGTGAAAAGCAAATCGATGCTTACGGAAGAGTGCGGACTCAACCATTATCTCACCGAAAGAAAAATATCGGTGGTTGATACCGACCTGGGTGAATACATTGTGCAACTGCGGAATGAACCGCCGAGTCATATTGTACTGCCGGCCATTCACCTGAAAAAAGAAGACGTCAGCAACACTTTCCACAAACACCTTCATACAGAAAAAAACAACCAGGACCCGGTATATCTTACCCGTGCAGCAAGACAGGTGCTGCGTAAAAAATTCATTACTGCTGATGCAGCCATCACCGGGGTGAATTTTGCAGTAGCCGAAACAGGTGGTATTGTGGTTTGCACCAATGAAGGCAATGCCGACCTGGGTGTGCATGCCAACAAAGTGCATATCGCCTGCATGGGTTTTGAAAAGATCATACCCCGTGCGCAAGACCTTTCTGTTTTCTTGAGACTGCTGGCGAGAAGCGCTACAGGGCAACCCATCACTACTTATTCGAGTCATTTCCATCGCCCGAAAGCAGGACAGGAAATGCACATCGTATTGGTCAATAACGGAAGAACAGAACAGTTGGGCAGGGAAGCTTTCAGGAATTCTTTGAAATGTATTCGCTGTGCCGCCTGCTTCAATACCTGCCCGGTGTACCGGCGCAGCGGCGGACACAGTTATCACAATTCGGTGGCAGGTCCGATTGGTTCCATACTGGCGCCGAACCTGGACATGCGCAAGAATGCAGACCTTCCTTTCGCTTCCACGCTTTGCGGTTCCTGTACCAATGTTTGTCCGGTTAAGATCAATATACACGAACAGCTTTGGAGCTGGCGGCAGGTATTGATGGCGGAAGGTTATGGAGGAGCAGCGAAAAAAACATCGATGAAACTAATGACGGGCGTATTGTCGAAGCCTGCTATCTACCGGCTGAGTGCCGGTATGGCAAGGTTCTTCATGCGATACTTGCCTTTTTTAGTGAATAACCGGCTCAACCCCTGGTACAAACAACGGGACATGCCATCGGTCCCCAAAGAAAGTTTCAAAGA
- a CDS encoding (Fe-S)-binding protein — translation MKVGLFIPCYVDQFYPQVAVATLELLERYGCEVHYPLKQTCCGQPMANSGFASMAGGCDKNFIANFSGYEYIVCPSGSCALHIKEHLHSAEEPNEAAAIRERIYELTEFITDVLKLEGVKASFPHKVGLHVSCHGQRMLHLSSMSEKVEKSFSKAEALLGTVDGLELFRTSRADECCGFGGTFCVTEEAVSVSMGNTRIKEHLANGVHYITGGDMSCLMHLEGLLKRQKIDIKVIHLAEILNAQ, via the coding sequence ATGAAAGTAGGATTATTTATACCCTGTTATGTAGATCAGTTTTATCCGCAGGTGGCCGTTGCCACACTTGAGTTGCTGGAACGTTATGGATGCGAAGTGCATTATCCGCTGAAACAAACCTGTTGCGGACAACCCATGGCCAATTCAGGTTTTGCTTCTATGGCAGGCGGATGTGATAAAAATTTCATAGCCAATTTTTCCGGTTATGAATACATTGTTTGTCCCTCGGGAAGTTGTGCGCTCCATATAAAAGAGCATTTACATTCAGCGGAAGAACCCAACGAGGCCGCTGCTATCCGCGAGCGTATATACGAGCTGACGGAATTCATCACCGATGTGTTGAAGCTGGAAGGCGTGAAAGCTTCTTTTCCGCATAAAGTAGGTCTCCATGTAAGTTGCCACGGACAACGCATGCTGCATCTTTCTTCCATGAGTGAAAAAGTAGAGAAGTCTTTCTCCAAAGCAGAAGCCCTGTTGGGTACCGTGGACGGACTGGAATTATTTCGCACTTCACGCGCCGATGAGTGCTGTGGTTTCGGCGGTACTTTTTGTGTAACGGAAGAAGCAGTGTCGGTAAGCATGGGGAATACCCGCATCAAAGAACACCTGGCAAACGGTGTGCATTATATCACAGGTGGCGATATGAGTTGTCTGATGCACCTGGAGGGATTATTGAAAAGGCAAAAGATCGATATCAAGGTCATTCACCTCGCTGAAATTTTAAACGCGCAATGA